The genomic interval ATGAAAAAACTTTCCTTGCATTTCTCTCGTTCAACAAGAAAGGAGTGCTAAGAATGAAGAGAACCGTTTGCCGTATAGCATTATTGACCTTATTATGTTGTTCTCTGTCAGCGTGTGGGGCAAGAATTGCATCTTTCACGGGGAATTCGCATCATAAGGCCGCGCCTGTTGCGATGGATTTTTCAATTCAATCCTTTGACATGTCCAGTTCGTTTTCACCTATTCAACTGAGTGCGGGGAGTCCCGGTACTTTGTGGGTGGAAGGGTATCAAAAGAATCATTTTGTTCTCGTTAGAACCTTGAATTTGGGGATAGAATGGCAAAGGGTACGACTGCCGATGAATCCTCCGTCCTATTCAACGACAGCATCGGCTGCAGCGAATGGTCAATCGAGCTATCCTGAGCTGTATGTGGAAAATCAACGCGATGTATGGATAGCTTGGAGGGATATCAAAAAATCGTTCATTTGGGTTGAGTATACGTGGAATGCTGGGGTGAGTTGGAGAGTTGTCTCGATTCCTGTGAGTACAGAGGCAAGCGTTGTATGTCAGCTGACGTTTATAAATCCTCGCACAGGATGGCTGGTTGTTGAGTCAAGCGGCGCATCAGAACAATCGGATAAATGGATTTATCAGACGTTGAACGGCGGTAACACATGGCATCTCGTCTACCGTGCCAATTCGGATGTACCTCGGTTGCTTGCCGGGACGTCTCAGCACTTGACGTTCTGTACTGTGACGAATGGGTTTTGGCTTGTTGCAGATCCTATCTTGCCTGGGATTTCGCTGTATAAGACCACGGATGGAGGAGTGCACTGGAAACGTATTTTTGTTTCAGTCCCTGCTCAGTATGCCAATGACGATACGATTGATGTGTGGGGGCCCACGTTTTCCCGAAACTCTCCGGAAGATGGAGTGTTTGCAGTTACCTTTTATACCTCAGATGTGGCACCGACAATGCACCTCGAAGTGTTCGAAACGAAGGACGGCGGAGTAACATGGCGATGGGTAAAAGTTAAAAACTTGCCTTCTGAATACGGAAATTATATTTTAAGATTTTTTAATACATCAATAGCATCTTTATCACTTAATGATAAAATTTATAATACAACAGATGGGGGACGGACATGGGTTTTGAATTCAGATCTTGATCATTGGATGACGCCAAATTCATATGTTCTGGATTTGGAATTCTCAAGTCGTGAAACGATGTGGCTTATTATAAACAGAAAACCATCTCAAAAGGACGCAAACACTTGGTTGTTAAAAAAAGTATTTGGAGAAGAGGGGGAGAGTCTCGAAAATGCTAATAAAGGTTGAAGAAGAGGAGAGCCAATCTCTCTTCTCTCCTCTTCTTCATAGAGTGAATGTAAAAAGCTAAAGTTACGGTACATAATATTCTGCGATAGGGAGACCGCCGAGGTTATCTGTCTGAACAGTATCCAAATCGACATTGATTCCGAGAACCGTAGTTGAACAGTTCGTTTGAATCATTTGGTATCCACGGACATCCACATCAGGTGTGCTGTTGGAGCACGAGCGCCAGTAGTGACTAAAGTTCAAATCATTATAGAGTTGGGCTGAAGTTAATGGTTCAGGTTCTCCAACGTAAATGCCGGGCACATATCCCGCGTTCTGCACTGCATTAAACCAGTCGTTAGCCCATTCGATTGCTGTAATATCAGAAACATCGGAAATGCCTTCGAAGTCTAGCCACAGGTTACATCCAATGAGATAACCTATGTTCTGGGCTGCGTTGATGGGGTGTGTCAAGCGTTCTGTGTAAACTCCATTTTGAAGAGATTACTTTCGTTCCTGTAGCGAGTACCAGGATGTCGTACCTATGTGAGGCTGTCAAGGTACGTTTCCCAGCCTTGACAGCCGATGTTAGGCTGCACCATCCTGGCCGGACGTGGCATGCCACACACCGTGGGCATGCCACCTAACGTCGTCACGGAAGGTAAGGCGTCACGCGATCTCCGAAGTAGATGGCCAATTGCCCCAGAATGGTGCCCCAGTTGGCCACCCGCATCGTCCATTTTCTCGTCACCTCCATCGTCGCCAGGTACAGCATCTTCAGCAAAGCTTCGTCGTTTGGAAACATGCTCTTCCCTTTCGTCGCTTTTCGCAGCTGCCGGTGGTAGCCTTCGATGATGTTCGTTGTATACATGATTCGCCGCATTTCCACAGGGTACCGATAGAACGTCGCGAGTTCCGTCCAGTTGTCTCGCCACGACTTCACACACAGGGGATAGCGCGCTCCCCATCCCCGTTCAAACTGGTCAAGCTCCATCAAGGCCGCCTCTTCCGTGGGTGCCTGATAGATGGGCTTGAGTGCTGCTATACTTACCCCAGAGTCAACCCAGACAGGAGGGATCGGTTAAGATCAAGACGAGGTGTTTGTGATGCCGGGACGGAAGTGGACAGTGGACGAGAAGATGAACATCGTGCTGGAGGGCATGATGCCCGGTGCGAACATCAGCGAGGTATGTCGGAGGCATGGCGTGGCCCAGAGTCTGTATTACAGGTGGCGTGAAGCCTTCTTGGCCGGCGGACGAGCTGGACTGCAGTCCGGTCCTTCCACGAGGGAGCAGGAGTTGGAAAAGGAGTTGCAGGAGGCTCGGGCCAAGATCGGTGAACTGACGATGCAGGTGGATGTGTTGCGAAAAAAATCGAATTGGGGCCGGAAGTAAATAGCCGTTCTTTGGTCCGTCAGCTCGCCAAGGAAGGGTTTCCGGTCCCAGTGATTGCAAAAGCGTTAGGGCTGAACCGGACGTACTGTTACAGCCTGTTGAAGCCGCCTGTGCCAAAGCCGAAGCGGCCCCCTGTGGACAAGGACGCTCTGGTCAAACAGTGGATTCGGAGACTGTGCGAGGAGTTCCCGACGTACGGATATCGGCGAATCCAGGTCATGCTGCGTCGCCGATACAACCTGCGGGTGAACCATAAGCGGGTGTACCGGCTGATGAAGGAAATGGGGCTGCTGGTGAAAGCGCCGAAGCGGGGTGCTTCACGAACGAAGCGGCGAGGCAAGATACCGGTGACTAGGTCCAATGAGCATTTCCAATGTGACATGACCAAGGTGTGGTGCGGGAAAGACGGATGGGGTTATCTGTTTGCCGTGATTGACGCCTATGACCGAGAGATTGTGGGATACTCGTTTTCCCGATTCTGTCGTACGGAGGACTTGCTGAATGCTGTGGATAGGGCGCTGAATTATCGTTTCCCAAACGGCGTTCAAGGTGCCGGTTTGACGCTTCGAACGGACAACGGCTGCCAGATGACAAGTCGACGCTTCATCGAAGCGATGAAAGCCTGCCAAATCAACCACGAGCGGACAGGTTTCAACAACCCCGACGCTGACGGATACATCGAGCGATTCTTCCGGTCGCTGAAAGAAGAGGAGGTCTGGCTGCAGGAATACAGCAGCTTTGCCGAGGCGAAAGCGGGGATTGAATCGTATATTCACTTTTACAACACGGAGCGCCCGCATTCTGCACTGGGTTATCGCTCGCCGTAAGAATTTAGAAAATGGAAATTGCAGAAGAGCGTAGCCTGAGACAGCGATTGTCCGAATTATAAGTCTATCATCTCTCTCTTAAAAGCCATCCTAACTGTCTTGACAAACTCGGGTTCAATACGTCTTGCGCGCTCTCGTTCTACTGGAAGACCATCATCCTCGTATACAGACTTGAAAACGGCGCAACGAGCTGTGAATGAAAACATGAGAGTTCATAGGTCACAGATTGAAGAATTTATGGCAAATGCCCAGAAGGATCAAAGGCTAATTATTACACATGATCATGAAAAAGTAATAGGACGTGGAGTGCAGAAGAATTCTTCATCTGTCGAGAGTATGACGAGATCGAAAGTCGTAATTGTAAAACATAGCCAAGATGGGGATGCATTTATTCTTACGTCCTATCCAATTAAGTGAGGAGGGTTATTTTTGAAGGCTGAATTCGAAGAGAGGTTAAAAAATTTCCTGGGTGGTTATTGGCATCAGGATGTCGCATCGACGGAGAGCGGATTGCAAGAAGTGTTTATGGAACACTCACCTGAAGAGATACGCGAGCTTATTGAAATAATTCAGGGCTTCTTGGATGAACCTGGTGATCTTGATTATAAAAGATCGTTTATCGATTATTGGGCGGATGGTGTGGTCTTCGAAGATCCAATAGAATGGTTGAGAGATATATTGAAGAAGATGTCCGAGTATATTAATTTGGAATGAGAAGCAATTAAAGTTGTGTGCGTTTTAAGTTATCAAACTTTCCTGTTATCCAATTGGCCGGAGTCGTGTCCGGTATCATGTGTAAAAACGGATGGTCCAGGTGACATAAAATGAGCCACCCGGCCCTCTTTGGTAGAATGTGAGACGGAGAAGAAACCATTACACCAGGAGGGATACCGGATGGCTCAGTACCAGATTACCGTGGACGACGAGATTTTGGAAGGCCTCTTTCAGCGGGATGGAGGCGTGGCAAAGCTGGTGGAGAGTGTGGTCAACCAGATCCTCCAAGCGCAAGTGCAGGAGCAGCTGAAAGCGGCGCCATACGAGCGCACGAAAGAACGCCAAGGCTATCGCAACGGAACAGTCACCCGCACCCTTACAACCCGTGTGGGGCGGCTGGTGTTGCGGGTTCCGAGGGTCCGGAATGGCCAGTTCTCCACAGAGCTGTTTGCTCGGTACCAGCGCAGCGAACAAGCGTTCATCATCGCCCTAATGGAGATGGTTGTGAATGGCGTGTCCACCCGGGACGTGGCGAAAATCACCGAGCAGTTGTGCGGCACGACGTTCTCGAAGTCCACGGTCTCCGAGCTGTGCAAGCGCCTTGATCCCATCGGTCAGGGATGGAATCATCGCAGCCTTGCTGAGCACCGTTATCCGTTCCTGCTGGTGGACGCTTTGGTACTCCGGATTCGGGAGGAAGGGCGTGATCGCTCTCGAGCGGCCATGATCGCAGTTGGCATCAACGAAGAAGGGTATCGTGGGATTCTCGGCTTGATGCTGGGCGACAGCGAATCGGAGGCCAGTTGGCGGGAGTTCTTTGCCTGGCTGAAGAACCGGGGTCTCCGCGGCGTTGACGTTGTGGTGTCTGACAGTCATGGCGGGCTGGTGAAGGCACTGCACACGGAGTTTCAGGGATGCACCTGGCAACGGTGCCAGACACACTTTATGCGCAACCTCTTAGACGCCACACCGAAGGCATTGCAGGAGGAGGTCTACCAACAGGTCCGCGCGGTCCTGGATGCGCCTGACCTGAAGACTGCACGGTTGCTCAAAGATGCGTTTGTCGAGGCTTACGCAGAGAAGGCACCGAAGGCGGTGCAGGTGTTGGAGGATGGGTTTGATGATGTAACCGCTGTTTTGGTCTTACCTGAGCGATATCGGCGGCGCTTACGCACCACCAACGGTGTCGAACGGCTCAACGAAGAAATTCGGCGCCGCGAGCGCGTCATTCGCATCTTCCCCAACCGGGAATCGGCGATCCGTCTGCTGGGGGCGTTACTCATGGAAATCGACGAAGAATGGACGACGGGGCGGAAATATCTCAACATGGACGAGTATGAGGCATGGAAGAAGGCACAGGAGGCTTCGAGAGGGTCAACGCAGGCTTGTGCAGCAACGGCCTAAGCGCTCACCGCTCCATTCGCCAAAGAGGGCCATTTTACACACGCTCTCGAACTTGACCTAAACGCTTACCGCTCCATTCGCCGAAGAGTGCAATTTACACACAACGTTGGACTTGACCCCAACAGAACCGATCTGCAATATCAGAACATTGGGCACTGGGAATTGCATCTCATGTTCTGGAGCGGTGAACATTGAGGGCATCTCCTCATGAGTCTTTAGGGAGGATGAATCTGTGTAGCTGAGCGTAACAGATGAAAGGAGTTCGACTTGGAATGGGTGTAATTGCACGACTTACTTGGTTTGCGAAGTGGATATCTCTGATTGGAGACGTGTGGTTTGCAACAGCTCTCATTTGGTACTGGAGTTCTACTTTGCATCAGCCATACATTCTTTCTCTTTTGGGTTTGGCGTTCAGCCTCCCGGGAATTTTGAGCCTGTTCTTTGGGGTCTTCGCCGATCGAGTGGGCGGCAAATTGTTGATTGTGAGCTCTGTGTGGGCACAGGCGCTCATTTGTGCGGGCGTCGCTTTGGCTGTTACTGATCGCAGCCGTGTCGGTCTAAGCATCACTCTAGTTCTCATCGGGACATTAGGAGTGCTTGAAGCAATCCGCAGCAATGCGATAAGCGTTGTGATGAGTAGCTTTATCTCAGCAGACTTACGGGCGCAATTTATCGGTTTGTTACATAGCGTACAATCAGGCATCCAGCTGGCGGCACGCTTCTTTGCCGCGAGTTCATTGATCTGGTTAAGCATTCAGGATATTGCTCTAATCGATTGTTTGTCATTTGTGATCGCGGGCATTCTATATATCTTTCTTCCTGTTCCTTTAAGAAAACTTCCCTCGTCGAATGAAAAATATTTTAGAAGATCATATGTTTTAGATATTATTGAAGGGTGGAAAGTGATAAGGACAGATGGACTGTCCTTACGTTTGCTTTGCGTACTTTTGCTCTCAGGACCATCAATGGCAGTCATAAGTGGATACGTGGCTTGGAGGATAGAACGCAATCTCCATGCTTCAAGCTGGTGGTATAGCCTTTCGATTTCCATGGAGATGGTAGGCTCCATGGGTGCGGCTCTATTGGGGGCAAAAGTGTTCCGAAGGGTAGCCCGGCGGTTCGGTGTAACGTGGATATTCCTCCTTGATTTTTTGTTTATGGGAATATCGGCGTTTGCGATGGGGTTTTTTAATCGCATATGGGTGATCGTACTGTGCATGTGCTTGGTAGGTGTGCTGCAAGCTGGTCAGAACGTAGTGGCTCCTGCATATGTACTGGCCTCATACCCAAAGGAGATTATAGGAAGGGCAGCGGCCGTATTTTCAACCGTGGAAGCTGGAACCCAGGCCATTGGAAGTGCATGTATGGCCATTTGTGCAAAGTTGTTGCCTGTGCCATGGCTTTTTGTGGGAGCAGGACTTCTGCTGGTTGTTAGTGCACCGGTGATATTCATCAAGCTAAAGATTAAACTCGTTACAAGTCCCACGTATAAAAATGTTTAGTCCTATTGCATGTCCGAAAACGAACGAAACGCTTGACGTGGCGCTATCCCAGTTAGAGTGTAAACGTCGTAAGACATTCATGTCGAACTTCGACGCCACGGTAGCATGAAAATGAGGCGATATTGCGATACGATCGCGTCAGCAGCCGCCAGAGCTCCTCTGACGAAGAACCTCGGGCACGAGGGCTGTAGACACTACACGAGTTATCCACAGGTCCCAGAAATCCGCGTCGGACATGGGTTTGTGGGACTTTGTATGACTACCAAGTATCGAACTCGGGGTCAACCTGGGTACTTGGTGGGCGCCAGAATGGTATATGGATGTCCGCTATATTGAATTGGGGCCTTGGGCAACCACCAATTTCTATTACTACTTAGGAGGTGTATACTGACTATCTTCTTTTTATAAAGGAGTATGAACTTATATAGAACAAAAAGTATTTTTTAGAGGTGATCAATGAATACTTTCTATATATTTCTTGGTGTCTTAAGTGGGCTGTTTCTTATCTTTTCTCTTGTTGTTGCTCGAAAAAAACCTGTAAAACGTGATTTTGCGAATTCTTTCTTCTTCACGCTAGTCACATTTTTTATCGCAGTCCATCCCACCCAGTTATTCACGCTTAGCATACTTCTCGTCGTACTTACGCTATACAATGTATACATCATTTTGAAGAGATAGAGTTGCTCGGAGAAAAATAAACCCGACTTTGACATGTAAACTGAGCACGTAGACTCATGTATGAATGTGGGATCCCACAGCGGCGCGGCTTGTCGGACTTATCCACAGGCATGCGCCGCTCTTTGCGTCCGCTCATTCGATCTCGATCACGTCATCCAATTTCACGACTTTTTCGCCGTCAATGGTTCTCACGCGCAGTTCCCGGCCGCGCACCGACACGCGGCCGACGAGTACCACGTCACGTTTCGGTGAAAACACCGTCACACGCACGGCGCGTCCCTCGCGAACCGCCTCACTGAGCGCGTACTGCATCTCCTCCAAGCGCTCCTCGGTCAGTACCAGGCGTTTGCGTTTTGCCCGTTCGCGGCGGATTTGCGCCATGAGCTCGCGATGCTCGGGCAGCACAAGCCGCATGGCCTCGAAGATGTTCCCGTCTCGGATGTTCATGCGTAGTGCCCCCCGATTCGCAGACTCCGTTCACGAAGTTGCCCGGCGCGCGTCAGACTCACGGCGCGCATGATGGACGTCTCGCCAAAGCGTGCGCGGATCTCATCGATGGTCTCGTACAGTCGTGTCCGCGCCGGCACGTTCGCAAACAGCGATAATTGCACGGTCTCGCGAAATTGCAGCATGTCCACGCCCACCGACACGGCCCGCACGCCGAAACCATCCCAATGTTCATCGAATAGGGCCAGGAGCACCGGATACAACTCTCTCGGGTCGTTCGTGGCGCGCGGAAGGGTCTTGGCCCGATAGAACCCTCCAGTGAGTCCTTCATACGTAAGCCCGAGGCTCACACGGCGGCCTGCTTGGTGCGCCTGCCGAAGTCGATGGCACACCTTGTCCAGCAATTCTAGGATGACGACGGCGACCTCGTTGCGCTCGTAGAAGTCCCGCGGCAACGTCGTGCGATGGGAGAATCCCTTGTGCGGCGCGTGATAACTGTGCGGGTTGATGTCGATCCAGTCGATGCCGTTTGCCCAACGGTGAATGACTTCGCCCCACACGCCAAATTCGGCCTTGAGCACACCGACAGGCAGGCGTGCGACGTCGCCAATCGTCTCGCACTTGAACTTGCGACGCAGGACTTCCGCCCGCCGCTTCAAACCCCACATCTCCTCGACGGGCAAAGGATGGAGCACAGACGGAATGTCCTCTTCTTGTCATCACACAATACCACTGATCGGTCAGGTAAGAGACAGTGCGAGGTAGGAGGCGACTAGAAAAGAAAATTTTAACGATAATTTAATAAATCTTAAATGAAATATTATTCGCAAAATAAAAATTACAGTAGTACATATTACAGCTAGAGGGCGTGGAACACATGATCATCGAAAGAAGGGATGTACAAATGAGTCTCAGAGTCATGAAGGGTAAGAATGTGATTATTCAGGACAATGTGACCTTCTTGTGCGAGGATGACAGCCAGGGGAAAGATGTGAGTATTGGAGATAACACAATCATTCGATCAGGCGCGATTATCTATGAGGGCGCTTCTATCGGCAACAATGTCCACATTGGACATGGATGTATTATTCGAAGTGGCGTACGCATTGGTGACAACACAGTCCTGTCTCATCACGTAGTGGTTGAGCGAAATACGTGTATAGGAAAGTGGGTTCGGATTTCAGCTCTAACTCATATAACGGGTGGGGTGATTGTGGAAGATTCTGTTTTTATCGGTGCTGGAGTAATAACAGTAAATGATAAACGAATGGTGTGGAAACACAGGACTTTGTCCCCAGAACTAGCCCCGCCGATCTTTAGGATAGGAGCAAGAATTGGGTCTGGAACTGTTATATTACCCGGCGTATGCGTTGGAGAATTTGCTGTCGTGGGTTCGGGATCGGTTGTGACAAACGATGTCGCGCCACGTGCCTGTGTGTGGGGGAATCCAGCTATTTATCGGTATTCCGTCTCTGGCGAATTGCTTATCCCGAATGGTTCATATTCACCCGATGCAGGGGGGATCGGGAATGAAATGTAGCTACTTAAGGCGAATTACTATTGACTCCTTTCACGCGTTTCTAGTCGGTAGGTTTTTCTCGCGGGTCGGTGACAAGCTGTTTCTCGTCGCACTGCCCTTGGTGGTGCAAAGCATGGGGTACGGAGCGCCTTTGCTCTCCTTCGCCAACGCGATCCAGTACGTTGCCAACTGGGCCGGCGGTCCACTTGGCGGCTATCTCACCGAACGGCACAGCCGGAAGACGGTGATGCTCTGGGTGCACGTAGCGCAGGCAGTCGCCATCATCGGCGTGGTGGCCTCGACCGCGAATAAGGCGCTCTTTCCGCTTCTTCTCCTTGTCTCGATGTTTCTCCTTCATCTCGCCTCCATGGTCAATCGCGTCAATAGGTTCTCCCTCACGACTTTGCTCCGCGATCGTGACCGGTTGGCGGCGGCCAACGCCGAAATTCAATTGATGGAGTCCGCGGCGCGGCTCGTGGGTCCCTTGGCGGCCGGGGTCGTGATCGCCCACTTGCATCTGCGCGCGGCGCTGTGGCTGGACGTCCTATCGTTTGTCATCATGGGCGTGGTGGTCGTGTTTGCCGTACGCTTGCAGCGGACGAAGGAGGAGGCAAGGCGGCCTTCCTACCAGTTTCGCGATTTATGGAACTGGCGGTATCAAGGTCAGCCGGTAGTGCGGCGGATGCTAATGGTCAATAGCTTATCGAGTGTCGTCTTCACATTTGTATCTGGCTTCAACGTGTTTCTCATGAGCTCGGCACATCACTTTGGCGTCATGACGATCTCTTGGATTCTAACCGTGACGGCTGTGGTCTCGATGCTTTTGGGGTTCGTGCTGCGTGTGAATGTAGTGAATATGGCACAGCCGTCGTTCGTGAAGATGGCTCTGGGACTTAGCGTTTGTGGTGTTGGGCTCCTTGGTATGCCGTTTGCGCAAGGTGCGCTTGTGTACTTTCTCTCGTACACTCTCTGCATATTAGGTATGGAGTTTTACCAGCAACAAGGGCAAACGTGGTTACAGACGCATGTCTCTCAATCAGAGTTGAACCATGCGTTTGTCGCGATGTCTAACTCCGCGAACATCATCACACCTGTGTGGATGGTGGTAGGTGGTCTGCTATGGCGTACCGTAGCACCATTCTTGCCATTATTGGTTTGTGCAATCATGCTTTTTATCAACATGTTTATATGCGTTCTTTCACTAAATTTCGTGAATAAAGAGGGTGAGCAACATGATGAATTATGAAATTAGGACAGTGACAAATGAAAAAATTCGTCATCAAATCTACGATAAAGTTGATTATTTTATACAAAAAGAACGATTGAAAGATATTTTTTCCACGGGACATCCGGATATACTTAGAGTTCGAAAAATCGCTTCGAAATATGATCTGCTGAAGCTAGATTTACCTAGGGAATATGGGGGCATGGGTGCAGACGTGGTTACAATGGCAAATATATATTTTAGGTTGGGGAAAATAAGTGCAAATGCCAGAGAAATTGTTGGGATGGGTCACGGTAGACTATTATTAGATCGTTGGGACGAAGATAGACAAAGATGGATAGATAGAATTGTTTCAGGCGAATCCTTCGTTGGAATAGGAATTACTGAGGATGGAGCTGGTTCGGATGTTAGGAAAATAAAGAGTAGTATTCGGCATTTAGATGGAATATCTTCTATTTTAAATGTTAATAAAGATTATATTAGTAGAATTTATGAAGCTGATATATTTGTCTTCTTTGTTAGGAATGTTGAAGACGGTGCTATTAGTTGTGTTGTAGTAGACGATTTAAATTCTATAGATTGTCTACGAGTGAGTAGGCAACCGATGGGACTTGATGGATGGTCCTTTGGAGGGTTGGTGATACGGGATTTGAAGATACCTAGAAGTAATGTCTTACACGGAGAAGGTAAAGGATTAGACGTATTAAAACGACATTTTGCGTATTGGAGAATACTGGTTTCAATGCTTTGCCTAGGTTCAGCTTATCAGGCTATTGAAGAAACTATAGCTTTCTGTAAAGAAAGACCTATTTTTGGCGGGCGTCTATCGGATTTACAATCCGTAGGTCACAGGCTTGCTGAGTCTGTAACCTATATTGAAGCTGCAAAGAGCCTCTGCATAATGGCTGCCAAAGCTATAGATGAAAGTTCTAATAATGCTTTAAAATTATCATCAATGGCAAAATGGTATTCAACAGAAGTCGCATATAAATGTCTACATATGTGTGTTCGACTTCAGGGAGCGAGAGGATATGAATTCAATAATTCTACTCGAAGAAGACTGTTAGATATTGAAGGATTCTTAATTGCTGATGGGAGTAATGATTTGATGAAAAGTATTATATACAAAGAATTAGTTGGGAAGGATATATATAACAAAACATTACTAAGATGAACGCTGCGGGTATTACGAGTTGTGTCCGATATCATGTGTAAGAAGAGTTCCTGCCGAAACAGAAAGAGCCATCCGGGCCCTCTTTCCCGACCTTCGACAGTTGGATAGAGCGTGTAGACTCATGGATGGATGTGGGATCCTATTGCGGCGCGGCTTGTCGGACTTATCCACAGGCATGCGCCGCGTTTTCATTTGTATTTTTGTAGGCATGCGTTTTGTTGTGGATAACTTTATTTTGTCGTTTACAAGTTCGTAGTACATGCCGTATCATGTGGGCATGTATATCCGAGTCATTCGCCGAAAAAACAAGAACGGTTCTGTTACCGGTTACGTGCAGTTGGCCCATAACTACCGCGATCCACAGACCGGTCAGCCGAAGGCCAAGGTCCTGTACACCTTCGGTCGTGAAGACGAAATGGACCTGGAGGCGCTCCGGCGCCTTGCCCAGAGTATTCATCGCTTCGTGGGCGACGAGTTTACCTCGGGGCGCGGCCAGTCGGAAGCCATCCAAACCACGCTGCTGGACAGCCGTCCCATGGGAGGGGCGTATCTGCTGGACGAGCTGTGGCGACAGCTTGGATTGGATGAGGTCTTGCGCGAGCGGCTGGTCGACCGGAAGTTCAAGGCGGCTGTCGAGCGTGTCATCTTCGCCATGGTCGCGAATCGGTTAGAGTCTCAAGTGGTGGTGTAAAATTCGTCGTCTCCAATTGACGAAGAAGCCACCGTGCGTGTCTACTAAGTGTGACCAACACCAAAAGTAGGAGGCACGCAACGATGGCTTCGCTCAATAGCTTCGCAGTTCTCGAATGGATTCGCAAGATGCAAGACGTGGATCAGATCGATTTTTTACGGGAATTGATGCAACTCGTGACGCAGTTCCTCATCGATGCGGAAGCCGCAGAGAAAATCGGTGCCGAGCGCTATGAGCGGACGGAGAGCCGTGTCACACAACGAAACGGCTATCGTTCAAGGGCCTGGGACACGCGCCTCGGGACGGTCGATTTGAAGATTCCAAAGCTCCGTCAGGGCAGCTTCTTCCCTTCCATTCTGGAGCCCAGGCGTCGAGCGGAACAAGCGCTGGCTTCTGTGATCCAGGAAGCGTACGTGAAGGGCGTGAGCACCCGCAAGGTCGATGACCTGGTGCGAGCGTTGGGCCTGGATGGCATTAGCAAAAGCGAGGTGTCTCGCCTCTGCCAGCTCATCGATGAAGAGGTTCGCCAGTTCAAGGAGCGGCCGCTCGAGCGTGAGTATCCGTACGTGTGGCTGGATGCCACGTTCCCGAAGGTGCGGGAGGGCGGCCGCGTGCAGAGCATGGCGCTGGTCATCGCCATTGGCGTCACGGACACCGGAGAGCGCGAAGTACTCGGATTCGATGTCGGAACGAGCGAGGACGGCGCG from Alicyclobacillus acidocaldarius subsp. acidocaldarius DSM 446 carries:
- a CDS encoding YolD-like family protein, with amino-acid sequence MNIRDGNIFEAMRLVLPEHRELMAQIRRERAKRKRLVLTEERLEEMQYALSEAVREGRAVRVTVFSPKRDVVLVGRVSVRGRELRVRTIDGEKVVKLDDVIEIE
- a CDS encoding glycoside hydrolase domain-containing protein — its product is MTHPINAAQNIGYLIGCNLWLDFEGISDVSDITAIEWANDWFNAVQNAGYVPGIYVGEPEPLTSAQLYNDLNFSHYWRSCSNSTPDVDVRGYQMIQTNCSTTVLGINVDLDTVQTDNLGGLPIAEYYVP
- a CDS encoding RNase A-like domain-containing protein; this encodes MTNSGSIRLARSRSTGRPSSSYTDLKTAQRAVNENMRVHRSQIEEFMANAQKDQRLIITHDHEKVIGRGVQKNSSSVESMTRSKVVIVKHSQDGDAFILTSYPIK
- a CDS encoding transposase — translated: MPGRKWTVDEKMNIVLEGMMPGANISEVCRRHGVAQSLYYRWREAFLAGGRAGLQSGPSTREQELEKELQEARAKIGELTMQVDVLRKKSNWGRK
- a CDS encoding IS3 family transposase, yielding MVRQLAKEGFPVPVIAKALGLNRTYCYSLLKPPVPKPKRPPVDKDALVKQWIRRLCEEFPTYGYRRIQVMLRRRYNLRVNHKRVYRLMKEMGLLVKAPKRGASRTKRRGKIPVTRSNEHFQCDMTKVWCGKDGWGYLFAVIDAYDREIVGYSFSRFCRTEDLLNAVDRALNYRFPNGVQGAGLTLRTDNGCQMTSRRFIEAMKACQINHERTGFNNPDADGYIERFFRSLKEEEVWLQEYSSFAEAKAGIESYIHFYNTERPHSALGYRSP
- a CDS encoding IS256 family transposase, whose protein sequence is MAQYQITVDDEILEGLFQRDGGVAKLVESVVNQILQAQVQEQLKAAPYERTKERQGYRNGTVTRTLTTRVGRLVLRVPRVRNGQFSTELFARYQRSEQAFIIALMEMVVNGVSTRDVAKITEQLCGTTFSKSTVSELCKRLDPIGQGWNHRSLAEHRYPFLLVDALVLRIREEGRDRSRAAMIAVGINEEGYRGILGLMLGDSESEASWREFFAWLKNRGLRGVDVVVSDSHGGLVKALHTEFQGCTWQRCQTHFMRNLLDATPKALQEEVYQQVRAVLDAPDLKTARLLKDAFVEAYAEKAPKAVQVLEDGFDDVTAVLVLPERYRRRLRTTNGVERLNEEIRRRERVIRIFPNRESAIRLLGALLMEIDEEWTTGRKYLNMDEYEAWKKAQEASRGSTQACAATA
- a CDS encoding MFS transporter, whose product is MGVIARLTWFAKWISLIGDVWFATALIWYWSSTLHQPYILSLLGLAFSLPGILSLFFGVFADRVGGKLLIVSSVWAQALICAGVALAVTDRSRVGLSITLVLIGTLGVLEAIRSNAISVVMSSFISADLRAQFIGLLHSVQSGIQLAARFFAASSLIWLSIQDIALIDCLSFVIAGILYIFLPVPLRKLPSSNEKYFRRSYVLDIIEGWKVIRTDGLSLRLLCVLLLSGPSMAVISGYVAWRIERNLHASSWWYSLSISMEMVGSMGAALLGAKVFRRVARRFGVTWIFLLDFLFMGISAFAMGFFNRIWVIVLCMCLVGVLQAGQNVVAPAYVLASYPKEIIGRAAAVFSTVEAGTQAIGSACMAICAKLLPVPWLFVGAGLLLVVSAPVIFIKLKIKLVTSPTYKNV
- a CDS encoding WD40/YVTN/BNR-like repeat-containing protein; the encoded protein is MSSSFSPIQLSAGSPGTLWVEGYQKNHFVLVRTLNLGIEWQRVRLPMNPPSYSTTASAAANGQSSYPELYVENQRDVWIAWRDIKKSFIWVEYTWNAGVSWRVVSIPVSTEASVVCQLTFINPRTGWLVVESSGASEQSDKWIYQTLNGGNTWHLVYRANSDVPRLLAGTSQHLTFCTVTNGFWLVADPILPGISLYKTTDGGVHWKRIFVSVPAQYANDDTIDVWGPTFSRNSPEDGVFAVTFYTSDVAPTMHLEVFETKDGGVTWRWVKVKNLPSEYGNYILRFFNTSIASLSLNDKIYNTTDGGRTWVLNSDLDHWMTPNSYVLDLEFSSRETMWLIINRKPSQKDANTWLLKKVFGEEGESLENANKG
- a CDS encoding contact-dependent growth inhibition system immunity protein, translated to MKAEFEERLKNFLGGYWHQDVASTESGLQEVFMEHSPEEIRELIEIIQGFLDEPGDLDYKRSFIDYWADGVVFEDPIEWLRDILKKMSEYINLE